A region from the Candidatus Tenderia electrophaga genome encodes:
- the murG gene encoding UDP-N-acetylglucosamine--N-acetylmuramyl-(pentapeptide) pyrophosphoryl-undecaprenol N-acetylglucosamine transferase (N-acetylglucosaminyl transferase; UDP-N-acetylglucosamine--N-acetylmuramyl-(pentapeptide) pyrophosphoryl-undecaprenol N-acetylglucosamine transferase; involved in cell wall formation; inner membrane-associated; last step of peptidoglycan synthesis): protein MTARIMIMAGGTGGHVFPALAVAEELRARGAEVFWLGTRGGMEAELVPAAGIDMEWISIAGLRGKGLLGWLLAPLRLAKAVSQSLEVILRRRPMAILGMGGFVAGPGGVVSWLLRKPLLIHEQNAVAGMTNRLLARLASRIMEAFPDTFKHSERVIATGNPVRAQIADLPQPAQRFAGRAGSLRLLVLGGSLGAQALNEMVPQALAMMPADQRPDVWHQAGKRNIDTALQQYTESQLAGRVEAFISDMAEAYAWADLVLCRAGALTVSELAAAGVGAMLVPFPYAVDDHQTANARYLCDNGAALLLPQSELSAARLKEIIAGFMRDCAENQRAELQQMADKARALAKPYAAQQVADLCMEASNE, encoded by the coding sequence ATGACGGCGCGCATCATGATCATGGCCGGCGGCACTGGTGGACACGTGTTTCCCGCCCTGGCGGTGGCCGAGGAACTGCGGGCGCGCGGCGCCGAGGTGTTTTGGCTCGGCACCCGTGGCGGCATGGAGGCGGAGTTGGTGCCCGCGGCGGGCATCGACATGGAGTGGATTTCCATCGCCGGCCTGCGCGGCAAAGGGCTGCTGGGTTGGCTGTTGGCGCCGCTGCGCCTGGCTAAGGCCGTGTCCCAGTCCTTGGAAGTCATCCTGCGCCGCCGGCCTATGGCGATCCTGGGCATGGGCGGGTTTGTCGCCGGGCCGGGCGGTGTGGTGAGCTGGCTGCTACGTAAGCCCTTGTTGATCCATGAGCAGAATGCCGTCGCCGGCATGACTAATCGGCTCTTGGCGCGGCTGGCCAGTCGCATCATGGAAGCATTTCCCGATACCTTCAAACACTCCGAGCGCGTTATCGCCACCGGCAATCCGGTGCGTGCCCAGATCGCCGATCTGCCGCAACCGGCACAGCGTTTCGCGGGACGCGCGGGCAGTCTGCGGCTGTTGGTCCTGGGTGGCAGCCTGGGTGCTCAGGCCCTCAATGAGATGGTGCCGCAGGCCCTGGCCATGATGCCCGCCGATCAACGTCCCGATGTCTGGCATCAGGCCGGTAAGCGCAATATCGATACGGCACTGCAACAATATACGGAATCGCAACTTGCGGGGCGGGTGGAGGCCTTCATCAGCGACATGGCCGAGGCCTACGCTTGGGCCGATCTGGTGTTGTGCCGCGCCGGTGCCCTGACAGTGTCCGAACTGGCGGCTGCGGGCGTAGGCGCCATGTTGGTGCCCTTTCCGTATGCGGTTGACGACCATCAGACGGCCAATGCCCGTTATCTCTGCGATAACGGTGCGGCCTTGCTGTTGCCGCAATCTGAATTGAGCGCCGCACGTCTGAAAGAGATCATTGCCGGATTCATGCGTGATTGCGCTGAGAATCAACGCGCCGAGCTGCAGCAAATGGCCGACAAGGCGCGCGCCCTTGCCAAGCCCTATGCCGCCCAGCAGGTGGCTGACCTGTGCATGGAGGCAAGCAATGAGTAA
- a CDS encoding cell division protein FtsW (integral membrane protein involved in stabilizing FstZ ring during cell division), with amino-acid sequence MSATRLTATTQAPAAPLKYDPLLLGSGVLLLALGLVMVASASLHIAAEDYGQPWFYTLRQLVFIGLGLAAGMIVFSIPVAVWEKLGPWLLLAGLALLLLVLVPGVGRSVNGATRWINLGVFNLQVSELMKLFVILYLAGYLVRRGDEVRTSFKGFLKPMIVLSLVALLLLLEPDFGAAAVIMATALAMMFIGGVRLWQFGLLLALVAAAMAVLAITSPYRMERLTTFLNPWADPFNSGFQLTQALIAIGRGEIWGVGLGAGVQKLFYLPEAHTDFLFAVLAEEFGLIGSLLVIALFVVFVMRAFIIARQAELKGQQFAAYLAYGLGVWLGLQAFINIGVNMGVLPTKGLTLPLMSYGGSSIVVCCVAVALLLRVDFEQRRSALQAERRAGRPDTRRVKRERRIGS; translated from the coding sequence ATGAGCGCCACCCGGTTAACCGCCACGACCCAAGCGCCGGCGGCGCCGTTGAAATACGATCCGCTGCTGCTGGGCAGTGGCGTGCTGTTGCTCGCGCTGGGGCTGGTGATGGTGGCCTCGGCCTCGCTGCATATCGCCGCAGAGGATTACGGCCAACCCTGGTTTTATACCCTGCGTCAGCTGGTGTTCATCGGTTTGGGTTTGGCGGCGGGCATGATCGTCTTCAGTATCCCGGTGGCGGTGTGGGAGAAACTGGGGCCCTGGCTGCTCCTGGCGGGCCTGGCCTTGTTGCTGCTGGTGCTGGTCCCCGGCGTCGGCCGCAGCGTCAATGGCGCCACCCGCTGGATCAACCTGGGTGTGTTCAATCTGCAGGTCTCTGAGCTGATGAAGTTGTTTGTCATCCTCTATCTGGCCGGCTACCTGGTGCGCCGCGGCGACGAGGTGCGCACCAGTTTCAAGGGCTTTCTTAAGCCGATGATCGTATTGTCGCTGGTGGCCCTGCTATTGCTGCTGGAGCCCGATTTCGGCGCCGCGGCGGTGATCATGGCCACCGCCCTGGCGATGATGTTCATCGGCGGCGTGCGGCTGTGGCAGTTCGGCCTGTTGCTGGCGCTGGTGGCGGCGGCCATGGCCGTGCTGGCCATCACCTCACCCTATCGCATGGAGCGCCTCACCACCTTTCTCAATCCCTGGGCCGATCCTTTCAACAGCGGCTTTCAATTGACCCAGGCGCTGATCGCCATCGGCCGCGGCGAGATCTGGGGTGTGGGACTGGGCGCCGGCGTACAGAAGCTGTTTTATCTGCCCGAGGCTCATACCGACTTCCTGTTCGCCGTGCTGGCCGAGGAATTCGGCCTGATCGGTTCCCTGCTGGTCATCGCCCTGTTTGTGGTATTCGTCATGCGCGCTTTCATCATCGCCCGTCAGGCGGAGTTGAAAGGCCAGCAGTTCGCCGCCTACCTGGCCTACGGTTTGGGCGTGTGGCTGGGCTTACAGGCCTTTATCAATATCGGCGTTAACATGGGCGTGTTGCCCACCAAGGGGCTGACCCTGCCGCTGATGAGTTACGGCGGCAGCAGTATCGTGGTGTGTTGCGTGGCGGTGGCCCTGCTGCTGCGCGTGGATTTCGAACAGCGCCGCAGCGCCCTCCAGGCCGAACGTCGCGCCGGCCGGCCTGACACCCGTCGGGTGAAACGGGAACGGAGGATCGGATCATGA
- a CDS encoding phospho-N-acetylmuramoyl-pentapeptide-transferase, with product MLLYLAEYLTQFHSGFTVFQYITLRTILGVLTALLISFIVGPLMIRKLSLYKVGQPIREFGPETHFSKAGTPTMGGALILVAIAISTLMWGDLESRYVWVVLLTTLAFGAIGFVDDYKKLVLQDPKGLSAKSKYFWQSLAGLAAALFLYSSASSSLETQLIVPFFKDVALDMGGMFVVLTYFVVVGSSNAVNLTDGLDGLAILPTVMVAGALAVFAYVTGHVEFADYLGIPYIEGVGEVAIFCATICGAGLGFLWFNTYPAQVFMGDVGALALGAALGIVAVVTRQELVLLIMGGVFVMETVSVILQVVSYKLTGRRIFRMAPLHHHFELKGWPEPRVIVRFWIVTVILVLIGLASLKIR from the coding sequence ATGTTGCTCTACCTGGCCGAATATCTGACCCAGTTCCACAGCGGCTTCACCGTGTTCCAGTACATCACCCTGCGCACCATCCTGGGTGTATTGACGGCCTTGTTGATCAGCTTCATTGTCGGCCCGCTGATGATTCGTAAGCTGAGCCTGTATAAAGTCGGCCAGCCGATTCGCGAGTTCGGGCCGGAAACGCACTTTTCCAAAGCGGGCACCCCGACCATGGGCGGCGCCCTGATCCTGGTGGCCATTGCGATCAGTACCCTGATGTGGGGTGATCTGGAGAGCCGCTACGTGTGGGTAGTATTGCTCACCACCCTGGCCTTCGGCGCCATCGGCTTTGTCGACGATTACAAAAAACTGGTGCTGCAGGACCCCAAGGGCCTATCCGCCAAATCCAAGTATTTCTGGCAATCGCTGGCGGGCCTGGCCGCCGCACTGTTCCTCTACAGCAGCGCCAGCTCGTCCCTGGAGACCCAGTTGATCGTGCCCTTCTTCAAAGACGTGGCCCTCGACATGGGGGGGATGTTCGTGGTGCTGACCTATTTCGTGGTGGTGGGCAGCAGTAATGCGGTCAATCTGACCGATGGCCTGGACGGCCTGGCCATCCTGCCCACGGTGATGGTGGCCGGCGCCCTGGCGGTGTTCGCTTATGTCACCGGCCATGTGGAATTCGCCGACTATCTCGGCATCCCGTATATCGAGGGCGTGGGCGAGGTGGCCATCTTCTGCGCCACCATCTGCGGCGCCGGGCTGGGCTTTCTGTGGTTCAACACCTATCCGGCCCAGGTCTTCATGGGCGATGTGGGTGCCTTGGCCTTGGGTGCGGCGCTGGGCATCGTCGCCGTGGTGACGCGCCAGGAATTGGTGTTGCTGATCATGGGCGGGGTGTTCGTCATGGAGACCGTTTCGGTGATCCTGCAGGTGGTCTCCTACAAACTGACCGGGCGGCGCATTTTCCGCATGGCGCCCCTGCATCATCATTTTGAACTGAAAGGCTGGCCGGAGCCGCGCGTCATCGTGCGTTTTTGGATCGTGACCGTGATCCTGGTCCTGATCGGACTGGCCAGCTTGAAGATTCGTTAA
- the murD gene encoding UDP-N-acetylmuramoylalanine--D-glutamate ligase (UDP-N-acetylmuramoylalanine--D-glutamate ligase; involved in peptidoglycan biosynthesis; cytoplasmic; catalyzes the addition of glutamate to the nucleotide precursor UDP-N-acetylmuramoyl-L-alanine during cell wall formation) encodes MGLALLQQQDTHTLVVGLGKTGLSCARFLARRGEAVRVVDSRAEPPMLRELQRTLPQVDTRCGGFDAELLKQARMLVVSPGIPLSDPAIAAAMAAGVEVIGDIELFARHARAPVVAITGSNGKSTVTTLLGAMARDAGKDVRVGGNIGTPALELLHRSEPDLYILELSSFQLETTHSLTPAAAVVLNVSQDHLDRYAGMQEYGAAKRRIYRDAAMKLINLDDALVAAWEEDDEGWQRFTLRQPQRCDDFGLISKDDGLWLAKGDKALLPVTELKLAGMHNVANALAALALGDGMGLSMASMLNTLRRFGGLPHRCQWLIQRDGVSWYNDSKATNVGAAVAAINGMPGQVVLLAGGEGKGQDFTPLRNAMADKGRAAILFGRDAGVIAAALDQIVPVERVTTLREAVRAAQALAQPGDTVLLAPACASFDMFKDYEDRGAQFAAAVKERLS; translated from the coding sequence ATGGGACTGGCACTATTGCAACAGCAGGACACACATACCCTCGTCGTCGGTCTGGGCAAGACCGGGCTCTCCTGCGCCCGTTTTCTGGCGCGCCGGGGTGAGGCGGTGAGGGTGGTGGACAGTCGCGCCGAGCCGCCCATGCTGCGCGAATTGCAGCGTACGCTGCCGCAGGTGGATACCCGCTGCGGCGGTTTCGATGCCGAACTATTGAAACAGGCGCGCATGCTGGTGGTCAGCCCCGGCATCCCGCTCAGTGATCCGGCCATCGCCGCCGCCATGGCGGCCGGCGTGGAGGTGATCGGCGATATCGAACTCTTCGCCCGCCATGCCCGGGCGCCGGTGGTGGCGATTACCGGTTCCAACGGCAAGAGCACCGTCACCACCCTGCTGGGTGCGATGGCGCGGGACGCCGGCAAGGATGTGCGGGTGGGCGGCAACATCGGCACGCCGGCCCTGGAGCTGCTGCACAGGTCCGAGCCGGATCTGTATATATTGGAATTGTCCAGCTTCCAGCTGGAAACCACCCACAGTCTCACGCCCGCCGCGGCGGTGGTGCTCAATGTCAGCCAGGATCATCTCGATCGCTATGCCGGGATGCAAGAATACGGCGCTGCCAAGCGGCGTATCTATCGCGACGCCGCTATGAAGTTGATTAACCTGGATGACGCCCTGGTGGCCGCCTGGGAGGAGGATGATGAGGGCTGGCAGCGTTTTACCCTGCGCCAACCGCAACGTTGCGATGATTTCGGGCTAATCTCAAAGGATGACGGCCTGTGGCTGGCTAAAGGTGACAAGGCCCTGCTGCCGGTGACTGAGCTGAAATTGGCCGGTATGCACAATGTGGCCAACGCCCTGGCGGCCCTGGCGCTGGGGGACGGCATGGGGTTGTCCATGGCCTCCATGTTGAATACGCTGCGCCGTTTCGGGGGACTGCCCCATCGCTGCCAGTGGCTGATCCAGCGCGATGGAGTGAGTTGGTACAACGATTCCAAGGCCACCAATGTGGGCGCCGCGGTGGCGGCCATCAACGGCATGCCCGGCCAGGTGGTGCTGCTGGCCGGCGGCGAGGGCAAGGGGCAGGATTTCACGCCCCTGCGTAATGCCATGGCGGACAAAGGCCGCGCCGCGATCCTGTTTGGCCGCGATGCGGGAGTGATCGCTGCAGCGCTGGACCAGATCGTGCCGGTCGAACGGGTGACCACGCTGAGAGAGGCCGTGCGGGCGGCACAGGCCCTGGCCCAGCCGGGCGACACGGTGTTGTTGGCCCCGGCCTGCGCCAGCTTTGACATGTTCAAGGACTATGAGGATCGCGGCGCGCAATTCGCCGCCGCGGTTAAGGAGCGTCTGTCATGA
- the murC gene encoding UDP-N-acetylmuramate--alanine ligase (Catalyzes the formation of UDP-N-acetylmuramoyl-L-alanine from UDP-N-acetylmuramate and L-alanine in peptidoglycan synthesis) — protein MPPSRWLTCAWRQAMSNSAMRRIKHIHLVGIGGAGMGGIAEVLHNLGYQVSGSDLGHNAMTRHLAGLGIRIDHDHKGGNVQDCDALVISSAVKQDNPEVVAAHERRIPVVPRAEMLAELMRFRFGIAVAGTHGKTTTTSLIASLLGEAELDPTFVIGGRLNSAGTNARLGSGEYLVAEADESDASFLYLQPVFAVVTNVDVDHMSTYGGDYNKLRRTFIEFLHHLPFYGLAVVCVDDSGVREVMDECPRPMLTYGFSEAADLRASNVKQQGNTTTFTVSRAGHADLDISLNMAGHHNVLNALAAIAVAQELAVQDAVIVRALAGFQGIGRRFQINGEVQTAKGKALLIDDYGHHPREVAATLQAIRAGWPGRRLVVAFQPHRYSRTRDLFEDFTMVLSEVDALVLLEVYSAGEEPIAGADGRSLARAIRTRGQVDPVFIENVDDLAHALAGVIQDQDIVLTLGAGNIGMAAAQLVQQLAHQSQGESA, from the coding sequence ATGCCGCCCAGCAGGTGGCTGACCTGTGCATGGAGGCAAGCAATGAGTAATTCCGCCATGCGCCGTATCAAGCATATCCACCTGGTCGGCATCGGCGGCGCCGGCATGGGCGGCATCGCTGAGGTGCTGCACAACCTGGGGTATCAGGTGAGCGGTTCCGACTTGGGGCATAACGCCATGACCCGTCACCTGGCCGGGCTGGGCATCCGCATCGATCACGACCACAAGGGTGGCAATGTGCAGGACTGCGATGCGCTGGTGATTTCCTCGGCGGTGAAACAGGACAACCCGGAGGTCGTGGCGGCCCACGAACGCCGTATCCCGGTGGTGCCGCGCGCCGAGATGCTGGCCGAGCTGATGCGTTTTCGTTTCGGTATCGCCGTGGCCGGCACCCATGGCAAGACCACTACCACCAGTCTGATCGCCAGTCTGCTGGGCGAGGCGGAGCTGGACCCTACCTTCGTCATCGGCGGGCGGCTCAACAGTGCCGGCACCAACGCCCGGCTCGGCAGCGGCGAATATCTGGTGGCCGAGGCGGACGAGAGCGACGCCTCGTTTCTGTATCTGCAACCGGTGTTTGCGGTGGTGACCAATGTGGATGTGGACCACATGTCTACCTACGGCGGCGACTACAACAAGCTGCGCCGTACCTTCATCGAGTTTCTGCATCACCTGCCCTTCTACGGCTTGGCGGTGGTCTGTGTGGATGACTCGGGCGTGCGCGAGGTGATGGATGAGTGTCCCCGCCCCATGCTCACCTACGGCTTCAGTGAGGCGGCCGATCTGCGCGCCAGCAACGTCAAGCAGCAGGGCAATACCACCACATTTACGGTGAGTCGGGCGGGGCATGCGGATCTGGATATCAGTCTCAACATGGCTGGCCATCACAATGTTCTGAACGCCCTGGCGGCCATTGCCGTGGCCCAGGAGCTGGCGGTGCAAGACGCGGTAATCGTGCGCGCCCTGGCCGGTTTTCAGGGTATCGGACGGCGCTTCCAAATTAACGGCGAAGTACAAACCGCCAAGGGCAAGGCGTTGCTCATCGACGATTACGGTCATCACCCGCGCGAAGTGGCGGCCACGTTGCAAGCCATTCGTGCCGGCTGGCCGGGACGGCGCTTGGTGGTGGCCTTTCAGCCGCACCGCTACAGCCGCACGCGTGATCTGTTTGAGGACTTCACCATGGTGCTCTCCGAGGTGGATGCGCTGGTGTTGCTGGAGGTCTACAGCGCCGGTGAAGAGCCCATCGCCGGCGCCGACGGGCGCAGTCTGGCGCGTGCCATCCGCACCCGTGGCCAGGTGGACCCGGTGTTCATCGAAAACGTCGATGATCTGGCTCACGCCTTGGCAGGGGTGATCCAGGACCAGGACATCGTGCTCACTCTGGGTGCCGGCAATATCGGCATGGCGGCGGCACAACTGGTACAGCAGTTGGCGCACCAGTCGCAGGGGGAGTCGGCATGA